A portion of the uncultured Bacteroides sp. genome contains these proteins:
- a CDS encoding LegC family aminotransferase, giving the protein MYSEIVNTIKGLFPKQDFVPLHAPCFVGNEKKYLNECIDSTFVSSVGQFVDRFENEMAAYTGAKKAVVCVNGTNAIQMALMMVGVERGDEVLTQPLTFIATCNALSYCGAYPVFIDVDKDTLGLSPVKLEEWILEHAELRDETLYNKRTGRRIKACVPMHTFGHPVHLNKLVEVCRRYHLKLVEDAAESIGSFYHGQHTGTFGEVGVLSFNGNKTITTGGGGMLLFQDEELAKLCKHISTQAKVPHPWEFVHDHIGYNYRMPNINAALGCAQLETLPAFLEKKRELAAIYKNYFDSVGIEFMSEPEGCRSNYWLNAIILKDKEERDSFLEYTNSHGVMTRPIWQLMNRLPMFEQAECGDLSNCTYLADRIVNIPSSVRL; this is encoded by the coding sequence TCCGAAACAAGATTTTGTTCCGCTTCATGCTCCTTGTTTTGTAGGGAATGAGAAGAAATACCTGAATGAGTGTATTGATTCTACTTTTGTCTCCAGTGTCGGTCAGTTTGTAGATCGTTTTGAAAATGAAATGGCGGCATATACCGGAGCAAAGAAGGCTGTGGTTTGTGTCAATGGAACGAATGCCATACAGATGGCATTGATGATGGTTGGCGTGGAACGTGGAGATGAAGTACTTACGCAACCGCTCACTTTTATTGCTACGTGCAATGCTTTAAGCTATTGTGGAGCATACCCTGTATTTATAGATGTTGATAAAGATACGTTGGGACTTTCTCCGGTCAAGTTAGAAGAGTGGATTCTGGAACATGCCGAACTACGTGATGAAACCTTGTATAATAAACGTACGGGACGTCGCATCAAAGCATGTGTGCCGATGCATACTTTTGGACATCCTGTTCATTTGAATAAATTAGTGGAGGTTTGTCGCCGTTATCATTTGAAACTGGTAGAGGATGCTGCCGAGAGTATCGGCTCTTTCTATCATGGACAACATACCGGTACCTTTGGAGAAGTGGGTGTGTTGAGCTTCAATGGCAACAAAACAATTACGACAGGTGGTGGTGGCATGCTGCTTTTCCAAGATGAAGAATTAGCTAAATTATGCAAGCATATCTCTACTCAGGCTAAAGTACCGCATCCTTGGGAATTTGTGCACGATCATATTGGGTACAATTATCGTATGCCAAATATAAACGCTGCGTTGGGATGCGCACAGTTAGAAACGTTGCCTGCTTTTCTTGAGAAAAAGCGAGAACTGGCTGCAATTTATAAGAACTACTTTGATTCTGTTGGAATAGAGTTCATGTCAGAGCCTGAAGGATGTCGCTCCAATTACTGGCTGAATGCCATTATCTTAAAAGATAAGGAAGAACGAGATAGCTTCCTCGAATATACGAACTCACATGGGGTGATGACACGGCCTATCTGGCAACTGATGAATAGACTTCCGATGTTTGAGCAGGCAGAATGTGGCGATTTGAGTAATTGTACGTATCTTGCCGATCGTATTGTTAATATACCGAGTAGTGTACGTCTATGA
- the neuB gene encoding N-acetylneuraminate synthase, with amino-acid sequence MSKVIIIAEAGVNHNGNYELARQLVVAAKEAGADYVKFQTACPEMVISRYAPKAEYQLGTTKKEESQLDMCRAIHLPLTDYKPLKAYCDEVGIKFLSTPFDLLSIDVLEELDMDYYKIPSGEITNLPYLRKIARLGCPVILSTGMCGLADIENALLVLEKEGLAREQITLLHCNTEYPTPYGDVNLLAMKTLAECFGVKVGYSDHTRGIEVSLAAVALGATVIEKHFTLDKNLPGPDHKASLEPDELKQMVFSIRHIEEALGSSIKRVSASEGKNMIVARKSLIAACDIKKGELFTEENMTVKRPGNGISPMCWDDIVGRVAPHDFKEDELIEL; translated from the coding sequence ATGAGTAAAGTTATTATTATTGCTGAGGCTGGGGTCAATCATAATGGTAATTATGAATTGGCCAGACAGTTGGTGGTAGCAGCTAAAGAGGCTGGTGCCGATTATGTGAAGTTTCAGACAGCATGTCCTGAAATGGTGATCTCACGCTATGCGCCTAAGGCCGAATATCAATTAGGAACAACGAAGAAAGAGGAATCACAGCTTGACATGTGTCGTGCTATCCATCTTCCGTTGACAGATTATAAGCCATTGAAGGCTTACTGCGATGAAGTTGGTATCAAGTTCCTATCTACTCCTTTCGATCTCCTCTCGATAGATGTGCTCGAGGAATTGGATATGGATTATTATAAAATTCCTTCCGGAGAGATAACAAACCTTCCGTACCTAAGAAAAATAGCTCGTTTGGGATGTCCCGTTATTTTGTCGACAGGTATGTGCGGGTTGGCTGATATTGAAAATGCGCTGCTTGTGTTGGAGAAAGAAGGACTTGCACGTGAGCAAATAACTTTGTTGCATTGCAATACAGAATATCCTACTCCTTATGGGGATGTGAATCTGTTGGCCATGAAGACACTTGCTGAATGCTTTGGCGTAAAGGTTGGGTATTCCGATCATACACGTGGCATTGAAGTTTCCTTGGCAGCAGTTGCTCTGGGTGCTACGGTGATAGAAAAGCATTTCACTCTGGATAAAAATCTACCGGGTCCTGATCATAAAGCGTCTCTTGAGCCGGATGAACTGAAGCAGATGGTTTTTTCCATTCGTCATATAGAAGAGGCTTTGGGAAGTAGCATAAAAAGAGTCTCTGCTTCAGAAGGAAAGAACATGATCGTTGCCCGTAAGAGCTTGATCGCTGCCTGCGATATAAAGAAAGGGGAGCTCTTTACTGAAGAAAATATGACTGTGAAGCGTCCCGGGAATGGGATATCTCCAATGTGCTGGGATGATATTGTTGGAAGAGTAGCCCCTCATGATTTTAAAGAAGATGAATTAATAGAACTTTAG
- the neuC gene encoding UDP-N-acetylglucosamine 2-epimerase: protein MRKICVVTGTRAEYGLLSRLMKSIQEDPTLELQIVATNMHLSPEFGLTFREIESDGFVINKKVEMLLSADTSTSVVKSLGLGVIGFADAYDDLKPDLIVILGDRYEMLGAVASALFFQIPVAHISGGDVTEGAYDDAIRHSITKMSHLHFTSTETYRKRVIQLGEDPSTVFNVGSIGLDNIRHLSLLDRKAFEESIHFQLGEKNFLITYHPVTLEHQTAKVQFEALLQAVDETDAHLIFTKPNSDSDGRIIISMIDEYVAAHPEKAVAFTSLGYLRYLSALQYVDVVVGNSSSGIVEAPSFGIPTVNIGDRQKGRLRANSVIDCAPEDIRMALQTADSPIFRKQAAQTKNPYEQPDTVHRIFEIIRTYPLEGVIKKHFYDLP, encoded by the coding sequence ATGCGTAAGATTTGTGTCGTTACAGGGACCCGGGCCGAATATGGCTTGTTGAGTAGATTGATGAAAAGCATTCAGGAAGATCCCACTCTTGAGTTGCAGATTGTTGCAACGAATATGCATCTCTCTCCCGAATTTGGCCTTACCTTTCGCGAGATAGAGAGCGACGGCTTTGTCATCAACAAGAAGGTTGAGATGTTACTTTCTGCGGATACGTCAACTTCCGTGGTGAAGTCATTGGGACTAGGCGTTATTGGCTTTGCTGATGCTTACGACGATTTAAAACCTGATTTGATTGTGATTCTGGGAGACCGCTATGAAATGTTGGGTGCTGTAGCTTCTGCACTGTTCTTTCAGATACCGGTAGCGCACATCTCTGGTGGCGATGTGACGGAAGGAGCTTATGATGATGCCATTCGTCACTCCATAACCAAAATGAGCCATCTTCATTTCACCAGTACGGAGACATATCGGAAACGAGTGATCCAACTGGGTGAAGACCCTTCTACGGTGTTTAATGTTGGCAGCATCGGGTTAGATAACATTCGCCATTTATCGTTGCTTGATAGAAAGGCTTTTGAAGAAAGCATTCATTTTCAGCTTGGAGAGAAGAACTTCTTGATTACTTATCATCCGGTAACATTGGAGCATCAAACGGCAAAGGTGCAATTTGAAGCATTGCTTCAGGCGGTGGATGAGACGGATGCCCACTTGATTTTCACGAAACCAAATTCTGATTCTGATGGCCGTATCATCATCTCCATGATTGATGAATACGTTGCGGCTCATCCCGAAAAAGCGGTGGCTTTTACTTCTTTAGGCTATTTGCGCTATTTATCAGCTCTGCAATATGTGGATGTTGTTGTTGGCAACTCCTCCAGTGGTATTGTAGAGGCACCTTCTTTTGGGATTCCTACAGTGAACATCGGTGATCGTCAAAAAGGTCGATTGAGGGCCAATAGCGTAATTGATTGTGCTCCCGAGGATATTCGCATGGCTTTGCAAACAGCTGATTCGCCAATCTTCCGCAAACAGGCTGCCCAGACAAAGAATCCTTATGAACAACCAGATACAGTACACCGAATATTCGAGATCATTCGTACTTATCCATTGGAAGGAGTTATTAAAAAACATTTCTACGATTTGCCATGA
- a CDS encoding ATP-grasp domain-containing protein: MKKEVNILFLGGAKRVSFAEHLIKAGQQRGTHIHIFSYELHREVPIASVGEVIVGRKWKDASLYEDLSAVIRQRDIHIVLPFVDPAIEVASQLKSLFPEVFIPCSSEELCRIMFDKQLSNEWFISQGVPVPQSYATDGEILFPVIMKPRVGSASKGIKVLYNEEDFRQVAHPETYLIQEYIADSEEYTVDCYISQTGKIISVVPRIRLEVAGGEVMSSRTLKDETIIKLSEKIIAAGAFQGPVTIQFIRDKKKDATYVMEINPRLGGGVIVSIAAGADIPTFILAESEGECLQPVTDWKENTLMTRYFKEVIFYADNH, encoded by the coding sequence ATGAAAAAAGAGGTGAACATACTGTTCCTGGGAGGTGCTAAGCGTGTTTCGTTTGCTGAACATCTTATAAAAGCGGGTCAGCAGCGAGGGACTCACATACATATCTTTTCGTACGAGTTACATCGTGAAGTCCCTATTGCTTCTGTTGGTGAGGTAATCGTTGGCCGGAAGTGGAAAGATGCTTCATTGTATGAAGACTTGTCGGCTGTTATTCGCCAAAGAGACATACACATTGTGCTTCCTTTTGTTGATCCGGCTATTGAGGTAGCCAGTCAATTGAAGAGTTTGTTTCCGGAAGTTTTTATTCCATGTTCTTCGGAGGAGTTGTGCCGGATCATGTTCGACAAACAGCTCTCTAATGAATGGTTTATTAGTCAGGGTGTGCCGGTGCCACAGAGTTATGCGACTGACGGGGAGATTCTTTTTCCCGTAATAATGAAACCTCGTGTTGGCTCGGCATCTAAAGGCATAAAGGTGCTGTATAACGAAGAAGACTTTCGTCAAGTCGCTCACCCGGAAACTTATCTGATACAAGAATATATTGCTGACAGTGAAGAGTATACCGTGGATTGTTACATTTCTCAAACAGGGAAGATCATTTCCGTAGTTCCCCGTATACGCTTGGAAGTGGCCGGTGGTGAAGTGATGAGTTCACGTACGCTAAAGGATGAGACAATAATCAAACTTTCCGAGAAGATTATAGCAGCCGGTGCGTTTCAGGGTCCCGTTACCATTCAGTTCATTCGTGATAAAAAGAAGGATGCTACGTATGTAATGGAGATAAACCCTCGTTTGGGCGGAGGAGTAATAGTCAGCATTGCAGCCGGAGCTGATATCCCTACTTTTATCTTAGCCGAAAGTGAAGGTGAATGTTTGCAACCGGTAACTGATTGGAAAGAGAATACATTGATGACCAGATATTTTAAAGAAGTTATATTTTATGCAGATAATCATTGA